In a single window of the Nilaparvata lugens isolate BPH chromosome 1, ASM1435652v1, whole genome shotgun sequence genome:
- the LOC120352061 gene encoding uncharacterized protein LOC120352061 has protein sequence MKSPPRVRLSFEETLMELNSPKSYLDKPVVPEDEENENSDSSSSSSSSSSSGNSTGDETDDESTGPSSKRLTRQPRALPIRSAVVLLASEEGCSPKDCSMKFMKPTKETTTKLNRNLREFKKDVMPLTFPNVGCNAKSGLRCRRFQFSSEAVVDEDLTTNNDKDIIYPASFDLVSLKKLSSELDQSCKWVLAPSKTGHALKTLSEDLTTINRDTHSFTNYYVKNSMDSDLTCYPLVYGAVAKKYSDVAKHFMNIMQEQYEVRVKSGKTCSGTPLQHEKYNCAHFADGELEILVHSYWQLETTDLLQWRSDVPRQKLKAQFTAMWLELRLVLESETRKIQQQSPEAPLPKSLVDLKKAVDSIRKFAKFDSKLVTAASLLIVKVYFSTILCVSNPEARKRWCMFMKNCKLHHYLCEHTQYAIMQMYKAAAPILKSKFDQMKAIENETRFVVPILSIANIFEIFSNVLSPKHKKGVRELQAVCNNLLYTVARSIGFHMLYHGIVDGTNVIITERHLSGFIGNRMPYKKSPPPLMPHLTATKVNIIENIIDTTIKTNELIVDRTKKVKCDKDAKVLLGSYMRYVLFAATVGPLSHFASSGLDDGSNSSKSWAKILTSAVDSYLETYFCDIRRIDEIPIVADIL, from the coding sequence ATGAAGTCACCACCTCGAGTTCGTTTGTCATTCGAGGAGACTTTGATGGAGCTGAATTCGCCAAAGTCTTATCTCGACAAACCTGTAGTGCCCGAAGATGAAGAGAATGAAAACTCTGACAgttcttcttcgtcttcatcttcttcatcttcgggCAACTCTACAGGAGATGAGACTGATGACGAAAGCACAGGACCGTCATCAAAAAGATTGACAAGACAACCACGAGCCTTGCCCATAAGATCAGCAGTTGTGTTGTTGGCTTCTGAGGAGGGCTGCAGTCCAAAAGATTGCAGCATGAAATTCATGAAGCCAACAAAAGAAACAACAACAAAGCTGAATCGAAACCTGAGGGAGTTCAAAAAGGATGTGATGCCGCTTACATTTCCCAATGTAGGCTGTAATGCAAAATCCGGATTGAGGTGCCGAAGGTTTCAATTCAGCAGCGAGGCCGTGGTGGACGAGGACTTGACGACAAACAATGACAAAGACATCATCTACCCGGCCAGCTTCGATCTAGTATCACTTAAAAAATTATCTAGTGAGCTAGATCAGTCATGTAAATGGGTGCTGGCGCCATCTAAAACGGGCCACGCATTAAAAACACTTTCGGAAGACTTGACCACCATTAATCGCGATACCCACTCGTTCACAAACTACTATGTCAAAAATTCAATGGATAGTGATTTGACTTGCTATCCATTGGTTTATGGCGCAGTAGCCAAAAAATATTCGGACGTGGCCAAACACTTCATGAATATCATGCAGGAACAGTATGAAGTGCGCGTAAAGTCGGGCAAAACGTGTTCCGGAACACCTCTCCAACACGAAAAATATAACTGTGCACACTTTGCTGATGGTGAGTTGGAAATCTTAGTACACAGCTACTGGCAGCTAGAGACTACAGATTTGCTACAATGGAGGAGCGATGTGCCCCGTCAAAAACTTAAGGCGCAATTTACAGCCATGTGGTTAGAATTGCGTCTAGTGTTGGAGTCTGAGACACGAAAAATCCAACAACAGTCACCAGAAGCACCACTACCAAAATCTCTGGTAGATTTGAAAAAGGCTGTGGATTCAATTAGGAAATTTGCAAAATTCGATTCAAAATTGGTTACAGCGGCAAGTCTTCTAATCGTAAAAGTATATTTCAGTACAATTCTCTGTGTGTCCAACCCCGAGGCTAGGAAACGGTGGTGCATGTTCATGAAGAACTGCAAGTTACACCACTATTTGTGTGAACACACACAATATGCAATTATGCAAATGTACAAGGCGGCAGCACCCATTTTGAAGTCAAAATTCGATCAAATGAAAGCTATTGAAAATGAGACTCGGTTTGTTGTACCTATTTTATCGATagccaacatttttgaaatattctcgAATGTGCTATCGCCGAAGCACAAGAAAGGCGTACGCGAGTTGCAAGCAGTATGCAACAATTTATTGTATACAGTAGCGCGTAGCATTGGGTTCCATATGCTTTATCATGGCATAGTGGATGGAACAAACGTCATTATCACTGAGCGACACCTAAGTGGCTTTATAGGCAATCGTATGCCTTACAAGAAGAGTCCTCCTCCTTTGATGCCACATCTGACAGCGACGAAAGTCAACATCATTGAGAATATAATTGACACGACCATCAAGACTAATGAGTTGATTGTAGATCGAACAAAAAAAGTGAAATGTGATAAAGACGCCAAAGTTTTGCTGGGTAGCTACATGCGATATGTGCTATTTGCAGCTACTGTTGGCCCTTTGTCACATTTCGCTTCGAGTGGTCTTGATGATGGGAGCAATAGTAGTAAATCTTGGGCCAAAATTCTAACTTCGGCTGTCGATTCGTACTTGGAAACATATTTTTGTGACATAAGACGAATCGACGAGATCCCGATTGTGGCTGACATTCTATAG
- the LOC111061017 gene encoding uncharacterized protein LOC111061017 isoform X2 encodes MKFTSFRDLRKFISEKEKKDFIQCFINDSRTIENVRRIGVKLFLKDELVYYELKYKCIHGGVTKSKSKGLRPKQSTYKQNCPFVMKFRVSSDGNTLDLVSRVDEHNHDRNQCGSTQPCYWHSHQDWSCGSTHTSGSTHTSEIHIRARRLAIRRRTAVVSNAQRTSPRVPNGCMVPFNRGRLSRLGYTIQSRPQQQPTTTRTITWTAWMIFLHHHHNHHIKQ; translated from the exons ATGAAGTTTACATCCTTTCGAGATTTAAGAAAGTTTATTagtgaaaaagaaaagaaagattTTATTCAATGTTTTATAAATGACTCAAGAACAATAGAAAATGTAAGAAGAATAGGAGTAAAACTTTTTTTAAAGGATGAGCTCGTGTACTACGAATTAAAGTACAAATGTATCCATGGTGGTGTTACAAAAAGCAAGTCCAAGGGACTTCGACCAAAACAAAG CACCTACAAACAGAATTGTCCATTCGTCATGAAATTTAGGGTTTCTTCTGATGGCAACACTTTGGATTTGGTCTCCCGCGTTGACGAGCACAATCACGATCGAAATCAG TGTGGTTCCACTCAGCCATGCTACTGGCACTCCCATCAAGACTGGTCTTGTGGTTCCACGCACACATCCGGTTCCACGCACACATCCGAGATACACATCCGAGCAAGACGACTGGCGATCCGAAGAAGAACGGCGGTGGTATCCAATGCCCAGAGGACCAGCCCCAGAGTACCAAACGGATGTATGGTACCCTTTAACAGGGGAAGGCTTTCCCGATTGGGATATACTATTCAATCGCGACCCCAACAACAACCAACTACCACCAGAACTATCACGTGGACGGCCTGGATGATTTTCCTTcaccatcatcataatcatcat ATCAAACAATGA
- the LOC111061017 gene encoding uncharacterized protein LOC111061017 isoform X3 has protein sequence MKFTSFRDLRKFISEKEKKDFIQCFINDSRTIENVRRIGVKLFLKDELVYYELKYKCIHGGVTKSKSKGLRPKQSTYKQNCPFVMKFRVSSDGNTLDLVSRVDEHNHDRNQIKQ, from the exons ATGAAGTTTACATCCTTTCGAGATTTAAGAAAGTTTATTagtgaaaaagaaaagaaagattTTATTCAATGTTTTATAAATGACTCAAGAACAATAGAAAATGTAAGAAGAATAGGAGTAAAACTTTTTTTAAAGGATGAGCTCGTGTACTACGAATTAAAGTACAAATGTATCCATGGTGGTGTTACAAAAAGCAAGTCCAAGGGACTTCGACCAAAACAAAG CACCTACAAACAGAATTGTCCATTCGTCATGAAATTTAGGGTTTCTTCTGATGGCAACACTTTGGATTTGGTCTCCCGCGTTGACGAGCACAATCACGATCGAAATCAG ATCAAACAATGA
- the LOC111061017 gene encoding uncharacterized protein LOC111061017 isoform X1, translated as MKFTSFRDLRKFISEKEKKDFIQCFINDSRTIENVRRIGVKLFLKDELVYYELKYKCIHGGVTKSKSKGLRPKQSTYKQNCPFVMKFRVSSDGNTLDLVSRVDEHNHDRNQKKMFDRKLARKIANDNRITWKNRYRDECGKYIVSVQSVVPLSHATGTPIKTGLVVPRTHPVPRTHPRYTSEQDDWRSEEERRWYPMPRGPAPEYQTDVWYPLTGEGFPDWDILFNRDPNNNQLPPELSRGRPG; from the exons ATGAAGTTTACATCCTTTCGAGATTTAAGAAAGTTTATTagtgaaaaagaaaagaaagattTTATTCAATGTTTTATAAATGACTCAAGAACAATAGAAAATGTAAGAAGAATAGGAGTAAAACTTTTTTTAAAGGATGAGCTCGTGTACTACGAATTAAAGTACAAATGTATCCATGGTGGTGTTACAAAAAGCAAGTCCAAGGGACTTCGACCAAAACAAAG CACCTACAAACAGAATTGTCCATTCGTCATGAAATTTAGGGTTTCTTCTGATGGCAACACTTTGGATTTGGTCTCCCGCGTTGACGAGCACAATCACGATCGAAATCAG aaaaaaatgttcgaCAGAAAACTTGCCAGAAAAATTGCCAATGATAATAGAATTACATGGAAAAACCGATATCGGGATGAATGCGGAAAATATATTGTTAGTGTTCAAAGTGTGGTTCCACTCAGCCATGCTACTGGCACTCCCATCAAGACTGGTCTTGTGGTTCCACGCACACATCCGGTTCCACGCACACATCCGAGATACACATCCGAGCAAGACGACTGGCGATCCGAAGAAGAACGGCGGTGGTATCCAATGCCCAGAGGACCAGCCCCAGAGTACCAAACGGATGTATGGTACCCTTTAACAGGGGAAGGCTTTCCCGATTGGGATATACTATTCAATCGCGACCCCAACAACAACCAACTACCACCAGAACTATCACGTGGACGGCCTGGATGA
- the LOC111046145 gene encoding serine/threonine-protein kinase LATS1 — protein MGHQPPPATASMNPASSASSGAGAKSGASSRSSGYHQKALQEIRNSLLPFANSCDGGLGLGSSAASTISTLSTVSSASSSAGVAADSVTAAVVRHALAQLLAMGFTEETATRALKISGGRFEAALDILIKQPPNDGSTLVNGPSKVSSSGLKLIRKPSLERELQCRSSPALDSGAGSSRSDSPRGEHTQLSRQYSPAGLEPPPPLPPPRSGSTPPPPPPPHAPYPPPMLKRMSPAPVARGTSPGGRQPMIVQNGPQVQQQLSQQMQALSIYSAASASAEPPPPYPLVPSPAPPPPPSYSASIQSRQSPTQDYRKSPSSGIYSGPTSAGSPSPTPTSMSNSSSTTPLHSWSARQAKTQPPIIMQSVKSTQVQKPVLQTATAPPPPPTPQQPPPPPSYASSIQHKPVPTTEPPSYASTMQALAAQRGEAATVSTVESSQVPRTSPALHKPPHHPTTPPLPPTSSTTVAVAQNGAASERYPPYKIDHESPIPERKHMSKEKEEERRDCKVRNYSPQAFKFFMEQHVENVLKSYTQRLFRRLQLETEMAKLGLSEEDQCQMRKMLSQKESNYIRLKRAKMDKSMFTKIKPIGVGAFGEVALVKKIDTNHLYAMKTLRKADVLKRNQVAHVKAERDILAEADNEWVVKLYYSFQDKDNLYFVMDYIPGGDLMSLLIKMGIFEEPLARFYIAELTCAVESVHKMGFIHRDIKPDNILIDRDGHIKLTDFGLCTGFRWTHNSKYYQRNGEHGRQDSMEPSEEWQADAECRCNSMAQLKPLERRRRREHQRCLAHSLVGTPNYIAPEVLLHTGYTQLCDWWSVGIILYEMLVGSPPFHAGTPGETQYKVINWETTLHIPKAANLSPEGADLILKLCTSSERRLGKNANEVKSHPFFAGIDFEKGLRRQPPPHRPLIQYSTDTSNFDPVDPDKLRNSVSSDSSKSDEFNDNGKQTFHGFFEFTFRRFFDDGGSSPYANKISVDDNDNQGAVYV, from the exons ATGGGCCATCAGCCGCCTCCGGCCACAGCCAGCATGAACCCCGCGTCGTCCGCCTCGTCGGGGGCGGGGGCCAAGTCGGGGGCGTCGAGTCGTTCGTCGGGCTACCACCAGAAGGCGCTGCAGGAGATCCGCAACTCGCTGCTGCCATTCGCCAACAGCTGCGACGGCGGTCTCGGGCTTGGCTCCAGCGCCGCCAGCACCATTTCGACGCTCTCCACCGTCAGTTCGGCCTCCTCTAGTGCAGGCGTCGCCGCAGACAGCGTCACCGCCGCTGTCGTCCGCCACGCCTTGGCCCAGCTGCTGGCCATGGGATTCACCGAG GAAACGGCTACCAGAGCCTTGAAAATTTCTGGAGGGCGATTCGAAGCAGCCCTTGATATTCTAATTAAACAACCTCCAAACGATGGATCAACCTTAGTCAATGGGCCATCCAAAGTATCATCTTCTG GTTTGAAACTGATTCGCAAGCCATCACTGGAAAGGGAGTTGCAGTGCAGAAGCAGTCCGGCGCTGGACAGCGGGGCGGGCAGTTCGCGGTCAGACAGTCCCCGAGGGGAGCACACACAACTCAGCAGGCAGTACTCGCCAGCCGGCCTGGAGCCACCACCCCCACTGCCCCCGCCACGCAGTGGCAGCACGCCGCCTCCACCGCCCCCGCCACACGCGCCCTACCCGCCCCCAATGCTGAAGCGCATGTCGCCGGCGCCCGTGGCCCGCGGCACTAGTCCCGGCGGCCGCCAGCCCATGATCGTGCAGAACGGCCCCCAGGTGCAGCAGCAGCTTTCACAGCAGATGCAGGCTCTCAGCATCTACTCGGCTGCCTCCGCCTCGGCCGAACCGCCGCCTCCCTACCCCCTGGTGCCTTCCCCCGCTCCCCCGCCTCCCCCCTCCTACTCGGCGTCCATCCAGAGCCGGCAGTCCCCCACCCAGGACTACCGCAAGAGTCCGTCGTCGGGCATCTATTCGGGGCCCACGTCGGCCGGCTCTCCTAGTCCCACGCCCACCTCCATGTCCAACTCGTCTTCGACAACGCCGCTGCACTCGTGGAGTGCCCGCCAGGCCAAAACGCAGCCGCCCATCATCATGCAGTCGGTCAAAAGCACCCAGGTGCAGAAGCCTGTGCTGCAGACGGCCACCGCCCCTCCGCCGCCTCCCACTCCCCAGCAGCCGCCGCCCCCTCCCTCCTACGCCTCCTCCATCCAGCACAAGCCGGTGCCCACCACGGAGCCACCCAGCTATGCGAGCACCATGCAGGCGTTGGCGGCACAACGTGGCGAGGCGGCTACGGTCTCCACGGTCGAGAGCAGCCAGGTGCCGCGCACTTCGCCCGCCCTCCACAAACCCCCTCACCACCCCACCACGCCGCCCCTGCCACCCACCTCCTCCACCACTGTGGCCGTCGCTCAGAACGGTGCTGCCTCCGAGCGGTATCCGCCCTACAAGATCGACCACGAATCGCCCATACCCGAGCGCAAGCACATGAGcaaagaaaaggaagaggaacGCAGGGACTGTAAAGTGAGAAACTATTCACCTCAGGCGTTCAAGTTCTTCATGGAGCAGCACGTGGAAAATGTTCTCAAATCGTACACGCAGAGGCTGTTCAGGCGGCTGCAGCTCGAAACCGAAATGGCCAAGCTCGGCCTCAGCGAAGAGGACCAGTGTCAGATGAGGAAGATGCTCTCTCAGAAAGAGTCCAACTATATTCGGCTCAAGCGAGCCAAAATGGACAAATCTATGTTCACCAAAATCAAGCCGATTGGTGTCGGTGCATTCGGTGAAGTGGCTCTGGTCAAGAAAATCGACACCAATCATCTGTACGCGATGAAGACGTTGCGCAAGGCCGACGTCCTCAAGAGGAACCAAGTGGCCCATGTCAAGGCAGAACGAGATATTCTCGCCGAAGCCGACAATGAATGGGTCGTCAAGCTCTACTATTCTTTTCag GATAAAGACAACTTATACTTCGTCATGGACTATATCCCTGGCGGCGATCTCATGTCGCTACTGATCAAGATGGGCATATTCGAAGAGCCGCTGGCTAG GTTCTACATTGCTGAGTTGACGTGTGCTGTGGAAAGCGTTCATAAAATGGGCTTCATCCATCGTGACATCAAGCCAGATAACATTCTCATCGACAGAGATGGACATATCAAGCTCACCGATTTCGGCCTATGCACAGGTTTCCGCTGGACGCACAACTCCAAGTATTATCAAAGAAATG GAGAGCACGGCCGACAAGACTCGATGGAGCCGAGCGAGGAGTGGCAGGCGGACGCCGAGTGTCGCTGCAACTCGATGGCGCAACTGAAGCCGCTGGAAAGGCGACGGCGACGCGAACACCAGCGCTGCCTGGCGCACTCTCTGGTCGGCACACCCAACTACATCGCGCCCGAGGTCCTCCTGCACACCGGCTATACGCAGCTCTGCGACTGGTGGAGTGTCGGCATCATTCTCTACGAGATGCTTGTCGGATCGCCGCCCTTTCACGCCGGCACGCCTGGCGAGACACAGTACAAG GTGATAAACTGGGAGACGACGCTGCACATCCCAAAGGCGGCCAATTTGTCACCGGAAGGCGCCGACCTGATCCTGAAGCTATGCACCAGCTCGGAGCGCCGCCTCGGCAAGAACGCCAACGAGGTGAAGTCACACCCGTTCTTCGCCGGCATCGACTTCGAGAAGGGCCTACGCAGGCAGCCGCCCCCGCACCGGCCCCTCATCCAGTACTCGACCGACACGTCCAACTTCGACCCGGTCGACCCCGACAAGCTGCGCAACTCGGTCTCGTCCGACTCGTCCAAGTCGGACGAGTTCAACGACAACGGCAAGCAGACCTTTCATGGCTTCTTCGAGTTCACGTTTCGGCGCTTCTTCGACGACGGCGGCAGTTCGCCCTATGCCAACAAGATCAGTGTGGACGATAATGATAATCAAGGTGCGGTGTACGTATGA